From Synergistaceae bacterium, one genomic window encodes:
- a CDS encoding nicotinamide-nucleotide amidohydrolase family protein — protein MRQAVLIALGDELLSGVRREGNCSILANRLTQAGWKILRIEILPDGPDVLEDVLPPYYGEVDLVVISGGLGPTHDDCTRFAIARLLNVPLRVDRPAYERILDRYPPDMRANLERCAESQGSIPVGAKAVHNPVGSALGISFVKEGTRVYAFPGVPAEFAAMVEQELASDLARSERGVRSVVVAGWAESLLKDRVAELTGDESLQVSILPSAGTVEIVVKGELDRVDRAVGQIRSTFSDDCLTEGRNSVAEDLLLVAREKGLTISCAESCTGGLVSAAMTDVPGSSASFLGGAVCYSNQSKMDILSVPEETLRDHGAVSEECALFMARGAIARFRSSVAVATTGIAGPDGGSDDKPVGTVCFSISGVCGEESFTQRFPGGRYRVRIWARNRALNILRKALLRVNNDD, from the coding sequence TGAGACAGGCGGTTCTTATCGCACTGGGGGACGAGCTGCTCAGTGGAGTAAGGCGTGAAGGAAATTGCAGTATTCTCGCCAACCGTCTTACTCAAGCCGGGTGGAAGATCCTCAGGATCGAGATACTGCCGGACGGCCCCGACGTGCTGGAGGACGTATTGCCCCCCTACTACGGAGAGGTGGACCTCGTCGTTATCTCCGGAGGATTGGGGCCGACGCACGACGACTGCACCAGGTTCGCCATAGCGCGTCTTTTGAATGTTCCCCTCCGGGTCGACCGACCAGCATACGAAAGGATACTGGATCGCTACCCTCCGGATATGAGGGCCAACCTCGAGAGATGCGCCGAGTCCCAGGGCTCCATTCCCGTTGGGGCCAAGGCCGTTCACAACCCTGTTGGTTCCGCGCTGGGCATCTCGTTCGTCAAAGAGGGGACTCGCGTCTACGCCTTTCCGGGAGTGCCGGCCGAGTTTGCTGCGATGGTGGAACAGGAGCTGGCGTCCGACCTGGCCCGGAGCGAAAGAGGAGTGAGGTCGGTCGTGGTCGCCGGATGGGCGGAGAGCCTGTTGAAGGACAGGGTAGCCGAACTCACCGGGGACGAGTCGCTTCAGGTCTCCATCCTCCCGTCGGCAGGCACGGTGGAAATTGTCGTCAAGGGCGAGCTGGACAGGGTGGACAGAGCGGTAGGTCAGATCAGAAGCACGTTCTCCGACGACTGCCTGACCGAAGGACGTAACTCGGTCGCCGAAGACCTGCTCCTGGTCGCGAGAGAGAAAGGGCTCACGATCTCTTGCGCCGAGTCCTGCACGGGGGGTCTCGTGAGCGCGGCCATGACCGATGTTCCTGGAAGCTCGGCCTCCTTCCTCGGAGGCGCTGTGTGCTACAGCAATCAGTCCAAAATGGACATCCTGTCCGTCCCGGAGGAAACCCTGAGAGATCACGGAGCGGTAAGCGAGGAGTGCGCGCTCTTCATGGCAAGGGGCGCCATCGCACGGTTCCGCTCGTCCGTCGCCGTAGCCACGACCGGGATAGCAGGTCCGGATGGAGGCTCGGACGACAAGCCGGTCGGGACCGTCTGCTTTTCTATCTCAGGCGTCTGCGGGGAAGAATCATTCACACAGCGCTTCCCGGGAGGGCGTTATCGGGTCAGAATTTGGGCCCGAAACCGGGCGCTGAACATCCTGAGAAAGGCTCTTCTAAGGGTAAATAATGATGACTGA
- the thpR gene encoding RNA 2',3'-cyclic phosphodiesterase — protein MMTETIRAFLCVELSTEAKQALYQSTAPLRTSFPSLKWVKPECLHITLKYLGELKKTRIDSIAESMEQSLTPNPPASFDLRCGSLGAFPGFKRVRTLYAKVLGELESLSHLAAISEKAAVANGLPREKRPFMPHITLARSRNPEPMPPDDSFPGRPIEWNVSSVALMKSDLRPTGSVYTRIRIWRLGE, from the coding sequence ATGATGACTGAGACTATAAGGGCCTTCCTTTGCGTGGAGCTGTCCACAGAGGCCAAGCAGGCGCTTTATCAGTCCACCGCACCCTTAAGGACCTCCTTTCCCTCGCTTAAATGGGTAAAACCTGAGTGCCTGCACATAACCCTGAAGTACCTTGGCGAGCTCAAAAAGACCAGGATCGATTCTATAGCCGAATCCATGGAGCAGTCATTGACCCCGAATCCGCCAGCCTCTTTCGATCTGCGCTGCGGCTCGCTCGGCGCTTTCCCCGGCTTCAAGAGAGTAAGGACTCTCTATGCGAAAGTGCTTGGGGAGCTGGAGAGTCTGTCGCACCTTGCCGCCATAAGCGAGAAGGCGGCCGTAGCGAACGGACTTCCCCGTGAAAAGCGCCCCTTCATGCCGCACATAACCCTTGCTCGCTCTAGAAACCCCGAACCCATGCCCCCGGACGACTCCTTCCCCGGAAGGCCGATCGAATGGAATGTCTCCTCGGTCGCCCTGATGAAAAGCGACCTTAGACCCACCGGAAGCGTCTATACGAGAATAAGAATCTGGAGGCTGGGAGAATAG